One region of Channa argus isolate prfri chromosome 20, Channa argus male v1.0, whole genome shotgun sequence genomic DNA includes:
- the dhrs7cb gene encoding dehydrogenase/reductase (SDR family) member 7Cb isoform X1, producing MGLFSSLPTEQRGDRALTSSWNSECSRDNCALSPPTEKARVLSCYSTLSPTSMKIMALPSVLVLPVLIVVAAGVYYVYTEVMHFMSKSLVQNKVVVITDAVSGLGTECAQLFHKGGARLVLCGSNWDKLESLYDALTNDADPRETFAPKLVILDFSNMDSMEDVVGEVLECYGYVDVLVCNSSMKLKAPVQSVSLELDKNIMDMNYFGPSTLVKGLLPPMISRRSGHIVLVNSIQGRLAIPFRSSYAASKHAVQAFFECLRAEVEEYGIVVSTVSHTFINASDPATVEEPTPPPNRLAAFIKSQLTHGVRPSVLANEIMQTVNRKRKEVVLAHPIPRVALYVRSLLPHFLFAVVAAGVKDSVLTVQMQ from the exons ATGggtttattttcttctctcccAACGGAGCAAAGAGGGGATAGAGCTCTCACAAGCTCATGGAATTCCGAGTGTTCTCGCGATAACTGCGCACTGTCGCCACCTACAGAGAAAGCGCGCGTACTGAGCTGTTACAGTACACTATCACCGACATCTATGAAA ATCATGGCCCTGCCTTCTGTGTTGGTCTTGCCCGTGCTCATCGTCGTGGCAGCTGGGGTTTACTACGTCTACACTGAAGTCATGCACTTTATGTCCAAGTCCTTAGTGCAAAACAAAGTGGTGGTGATCACAGATGCTGTGTCTGGGTTGGGAACTG AGTGTGCCCAGCTCTTCCATAAGGGTGGTGCCAGACTGGTTCTGTGTGGGAGCAACTGGGATAAGCTGGAGTCTCTGTATGACGCTCTGACTAATGATGCTGACCCCAGAGAG ACGTTTGCCCCAAAGCTGGTGATCCTGGATTTCAGTAATATGGATAGCATGGAGGATGTGGTAGGTGAGGTGCTGGAGTGTTACGGCTATGTGGACGTGCTCGTCTGTAACAGCAGCATGAAACTGAAGGCCCCAGTGCAGAGTGTCTCCCTGGAACTGGACAAAAACATCATGGACATGAACTACTTTGGCCCCAGCACTTTGGTCAAAG GTCTTCTTCCACCAATGATTTCAAGAAGATCAGGACACATCGTATTGGTCAATAGCATTCAGGGGAGACTTGCCATCCCATTCAGAAGTTCAT atGCAGCATCTAAGCATGCAGTGCAGGCCTTCTTTGAGTGCCTACGGGCTGAAGTCGAGGAGTATGGGATAGTTGTCAGCACTGTCAGTCATACCTTCATCAACGCCTCTGACCCAGCGACTGTCGAGGAGCCCACCCCTCCCCCCAACAGACTGGCTGCAT TTATCAAAAGCCAGCTGACCCATGGCGTGCGCCCATCTGTCCTGGCCAATGAGATTATGCAAACGGTgaacaggaagaggaaggaggTTGTGCTGGCCCACCCCATCCCCAGGGTGGCCCTCTACGTCCGCTCCCTCCTCCCTCACTTCCTCTTTGCTGTGGTGGCTGCCGGAGTGAAGGACTCAGTGTTGACTGTGCAGATGCAGTAG
- the dhrs7cb gene encoding dehydrogenase/reductase (SDR family) member 7Cb isoform X2 — MALPSVLVLPVLIVVAAGVYYVYTEVMHFMSKSLVQNKVVVITDAVSGLGTECAQLFHKGGARLVLCGSNWDKLESLYDALTNDADPRETFAPKLVILDFSNMDSMEDVVGEVLECYGYVDVLVCNSSMKLKAPVQSVSLELDKNIMDMNYFGPSTLVKGLLPPMISRRSGHIVLVNSIQGRLAIPFRSSYAASKHAVQAFFECLRAEVEEYGIVVSTVSHTFINASDPATVEEPTPPPNRLAAFIKSQLTHGVRPSVLANEIMQTVNRKRKEVVLAHPIPRVALYVRSLLPHFLFAVVAAGVKDSVLTVQMQ; from the exons ATGGCCCTGCCTTCTGTGTTGGTCTTGCCCGTGCTCATCGTCGTGGCAGCTGGGGTTTACTACGTCTACACTGAAGTCATGCACTTTATGTCCAAGTCCTTAGTGCAAAACAAAGTGGTGGTGATCACAGATGCTGTGTCTGGGTTGGGAACTG AGTGTGCCCAGCTCTTCCATAAGGGTGGTGCCAGACTGGTTCTGTGTGGGAGCAACTGGGATAAGCTGGAGTCTCTGTATGACGCTCTGACTAATGATGCTGACCCCAGAGAG ACGTTTGCCCCAAAGCTGGTGATCCTGGATTTCAGTAATATGGATAGCATGGAGGATGTGGTAGGTGAGGTGCTGGAGTGTTACGGCTATGTGGACGTGCTCGTCTGTAACAGCAGCATGAAACTGAAGGCCCCAGTGCAGAGTGTCTCCCTGGAACTGGACAAAAACATCATGGACATGAACTACTTTGGCCCCAGCACTTTGGTCAAAG GTCTTCTTCCACCAATGATTTCAAGAAGATCAGGACACATCGTATTGGTCAATAGCATTCAGGGGAGACTTGCCATCCCATTCAGAAGTTCAT atGCAGCATCTAAGCATGCAGTGCAGGCCTTCTTTGAGTGCCTACGGGCTGAAGTCGAGGAGTATGGGATAGTTGTCAGCACTGTCAGTCATACCTTCATCAACGCCTCTGACCCAGCGACTGTCGAGGAGCCCACCCCTCCCCCCAACAGACTGGCTGCAT TTATCAAAAGCCAGCTGACCCATGGCGTGCGCCCATCTGTCCTGGCCAATGAGATTATGCAAACGGTgaacaggaagaggaaggaggTTGTGCTGGCCCACCCCATCCCCAGGGTGGCCCTCTACGTCCGCTCCCTCCTCCCTCACTTCCTCTTTGCTGTGGTGGCTGCCGGAGTGAAGGACTCAGTGTTGACTGTGCAGATGCAGTAG